A region of Excalfactoria chinensis isolate bCotChi1 chromosome 22, bCotChi1.hap2, whole genome shotgun sequence DNA encodes the following proteins:
- the PSMB2 gene encoding proteasome subunit beta type-2: protein MEYLIGIQGPDYVLVAADTVAASSIVQMKHDHDKMFKMSEKILLLCVGEAGDTVQFAEYIQKNVQLYKMRNGYELSPTAAANFTRRNLADYLRSRTPYHVNLLLAGYDDHEGPALYYMDYLAALAKAPFAAHGYGAFLTLSILDRYYKPGITREEAVELLKKCLEELQKRFVLNLTSFNARFIDKDGIHEVDNVPLLKALS from the exons ATGGAGTATCTGATCGGCATCCAGGGCCCCGACTACGTGCTGGTGGCTGCTGACACCGTGGCGGCTTCCAGCATCGTCCAGATGAAGCACG ACCACGATAAAATGTTTAAGATGAGCGAGAAGATCTTGCTGCTGTGCGTGGGGGAGGCTGGAGACACTGTGCAGTTTGCAGAATATATCCAGAAGAACGTTCAGCTCTACAAAATGCGAAATG GTTACGAATTGTCTCCTACTGCAGCTGCAAATTTCACACGGCGGAATCTGGCTGATTATCTTCGGAGTCGG aCCCCTTACCATGTCAACCTTCTCCTGGCTGGCTATGATGACCATGAAGGTCCTGCCCTTTATTACATGGATTACCTTGCAGCTCTGGCTAAAGCTCCCTTTGCAGCACATGGGTATGGTGCATTCCTTACCCTCAGCATCCTGGATCGCTATTACAAGCCAG gtatCACACGTGAGGAAGCTGTGGAGCTCCTAAAGAAATGTCTAGAGGAG CTTCAGAAACGCTTCGTCTTAAATCTGACTTCTTTCAACGCCCGATTCATTGACAAAGATGGCATCCATGAAGTGGACAATGTACCCCTTCTAAAAGCATTGTCTTAA